Proteins encoded within one genomic window of Armatimonadota bacterium:
- a CDS encoding DDE-type integrase/transposase/recombinase, whose translation MGYRPQRPGDMVQVDTTPITLYPECQRAHFTARDAVSRKDVVAAYKRGTSAAAERFLRQELPRMGFPIGALQIDGGSEFKAHFEQACQALGIQLFVLPPRSPRLNGHVERAHRTRQEEFYDLVEVPRTWPFTMPCCGNTRRSTRPPAAPGAGLPRPE comes from the coding sequence ATGGGATACCGCCCGCAGCGGCCGGGGGACATGGTGCAGGTTGACACGACTCCGATCACCCTGTACCCGGAATGTCAGCGGGCGCATTTCACGGCGCGGGACGCAGTAAGCCGCAAGGACGTGGTGGCGGCGTACAAGCGGGGGACCAGTGCGGCCGCCGAGCGTTTCTTGCGCCAGGAGTTGCCGCGGATGGGGTTTCCCATCGGGGCGCTGCAGATCGATGGGGGTTCGGAGTTCAAGGCGCACTTCGAGCAGGCCTGTCAGGCCCTGGGGATCCAGCTCTTCGTGCTGCCCCCGCGCAGCCCCCGGCTGAACGGGCATGTGGAGCGGGCGCACCGGACGCGCCAGGAAGAGTTCTACGACCTGGTGGAGGTCCCCAGGACCTGGCCCTTCACAATGCCCTGCTGCGGGAACACGAGGCGATCTACACGGCCTCCGGCCGCACCAGGCGCTGGGCTACCTCGCCCCGAATGA